The following are from one region of the Variovorax sp. V213 genome:
- a CDS encoding peptidoglycan DD-metalloendopeptidase family protein, producing the protein MINGILAAEELLASRVAYTFRTYPKQITAVIAAALLSAGTLAVASLGPDASDLPVQQVLEATAPLSFSEQSQSLENFSFTLFRTDITRSSDTAEALLKRLGISDPAATAFVRGSGEARNALLARAGRTITAEATQENQLKKLSARWIPDGDGGFKRFVIERTPVGFTALTERDTLTPGSRLASGTIRTSLFAATDDARIPDAVASQLADIFAGDVDVRSLRKGDRFAVVYETFEADGQALRSGRVLSAEFESGGKVHQAVWFQPAAGQKGSYYRPNGDSLRKAYLSSPVEFSRVSSGFAMRMHPILNSWRQHNGIDFAAPTGTAVRSVGDGTVDFAGTQNGYGNIVIVKHRNNQQTAYAHLSRVDVKAGESISQGQTIGAVGSTGWATGPHLHFEFRVNGEYQDPASIAQEGGAPITAAMRPAFERIAVSARTELAAAFSVIQASAD; encoded by the coding sequence TTGATCAACGGCATTCTCGCCGCCGAGGAGCTACTGGCTTCTCGCGTGGCCTATACATTCCGGACCTATCCCAAGCAGATCACCGCAGTCATTGCGGCGGCCCTGCTGAGCGCCGGAACCCTGGCGGTGGCCTCTCTCGGCCCCGATGCATCCGACCTCCCGGTCCAACAGGTCCTGGAAGCGACCGCGCCCCTGTCTTTCTCCGAACAGAGCCAATCGCTCGAGAATTTCAGTTTCACACTGTTTCGCACCGACATCACGCGCTCCAGCGACACGGCCGAGGCCCTGCTGAAGCGCCTGGGCATCTCCGACCCTGCCGCCACCGCGTTCGTGCGCGGAAGCGGCGAAGCCCGCAATGCGCTGTTGGCACGTGCCGGCCGCACCATCACGGCCGAAGCCACGCAGGAAAACCAGCTCAAGAAGCTGAGCGCCCGCTGGATTCCCGACGGCGACGGCGGCTTCAAGCGCTTTGTCATCGAACGCACACCGGTCGGCTTTACCGCACTCACCGAGCGCGACACGCTGACACCGGGCTCGCGCCTGGCCAGCGGCACCATCCGCACTTCGCTGTTCGCCGCCACCGACGACGCGCGCATTCCTGACGCGGTTGCCAGCCAGCTGGCCGACATCTTCGCCGGCGACGTCGACGTGCGCTCGCTGCGCAAGGGCGACCGCTTCGCCGTGGTCTACGAAACCTTCGAGGCCGACGGGCAGGCGCTGCGCAGCGGCCGAGTGCTCTCGGCCGAATTCGAGAGCGGTGGCAAGGTGCACCAGGCCGTATGGTTCCAGCCCGCCGCCGGCCAGAAGGGCAGCTATTACCGCCCGAACGGCGACAGCCTGCGCAAGGCCTACCTGAGCTCGCCGGTCGAGTTCTCGCGCGTGTCGAGCGGCTTCGCGATGCGCATGCACCCGATCCTCAACAGCTGGCGCCAGCACAACGGCATCGACTTCGCGGCGCCCACGGGCACCGCGGTGCGCAGCGTCGGCGACGGTACGGTCGACTTCGCCGGCACGCAGAACGGCTACGGCAACATCGTCATCGTCAAGCACCGCAACAACCAGCAGACGGCCTACGCCCACCTGAGCCGGGTCGACGTCAAGGCCGGCGAAAGCATCAGCCAGGGCCAGACGATCGGCGCGGTCGGCTCCACCGGCTGGGCCACGGGCCCCCACCTGCATTTCGAGTTCCGCGTGAACGGCGAATACCAGGATCCGGCCTCGATCGCCCAGGAGGGCGGCGCTCCGATCACCGCGGCCATGCGCCCGGCCTTCGAACGCATCGCCGTGAGTGCCCGCACCGAACTGGCCGCGGCGTTCTCGGTCATCCAGGCCAGCGCGGACTGA